The following coding sequences are from one Lycium ferocissimum isolate CSIRO_LF1 chromosome 3, AGI_CSIRO_Lferr_CH_V1, whole genome shotgun sequence window:
- the LOC132048969 gene encoding uncharacterized protein LOC132048969 has protein sequence MTDIDSDDGMVEEAGYAAAIRPPPVQGNASFHVNNTMLHLLNTKGLFRGLPIDDFNRNLKNFLGVCTTNMHPTISSEMVKLRLFSFSLTAEATIWLDDLLAGSITTWEELIQAFLKKFFPPFRMLQLRDEINNFRQLPNETLHEVWTQFEKKVKSCPKNRLPYSILLHTFYQLLHSVNKSMANNIVGGSTMDNSYDVMRALLDKLIETNKAWYTREAEVVEGGPSKIFLSGETIKKEGKRDETMAKLVTQMELLRKHVLGGCTKRVNAVGSCEGGPQDEQCFQIYDEEPNFVNNQARSSWPNYQSSNQVPWRQGQENQGWNKEQRWLQQQLQQPPEL, from the coding sequence ATGACGGATATTGATTCTGATGATGGCATGGTGGAGGAGGCTGGGTATGCAGCCGCTATCCGCCCACCTCCAGTTCAAGGAAATGCGAGTTTCCATGTCAATAACACCATGTTGCACCTGCTCAACACTAAGGGCTTATTCAGAGGTCTACCCATTGATGACTTTAATAGGAACCTTAAGAACTTTCTTGGGGTGTGTACCACCAACATGCACCCAACCATCTCAAGCGAGATGGTCAAGTTGAGGCTTTTCTCGTTTTCTCTCACGGCGGAAGCCACCATATGGTTGGATGATCTTCTGGCTGGGTCTATCACTACTTGGGAGGAATTGATTCAAGCTTTCCTCAAGAAGTTCTTCCCTCCATTCCGGATGTTGCAACTCCGTGACGAAATCAACAATTTTCGTCAACTTCCGAATGAGACTCTACATGAGGTTTGGACTCAATTTGAAAAGAAGGTCAAGAGTTGTCCAAAGAATAGGTTGCCCTATAGCATTCTTCTGCACACATTTTATCAGTTACTTCATTCGGTCAACAAGTCGATGGCTAATAATATTGTGGGTGGGTCCACGATGGATAattcttatgatgttatgagGGCTCTCCTAGACAAATTAATTGAGACCAACAAAGCTTGGTATACTAGAGAGGCAGAAGTAGTTGAAGGAGGTCCttccaaaatatttttgtcTGGGGAGACGATCAAGAAGGAGGGAAAGAGAGATGAAACAATGGCAAAGTTGGTCACTCAAATGGAGCTTCTTAGGAAGCATGTGTTGGGTGGATGCACGAAGCGGGTTAATGCGGTAGGGTCTTGTGAGGGTGGCCCTCAAGATGAACAATGCTTCCAAATATATGATGAAGAGCCCAATTTTGTAAACAATCAAGCGAGGAGTTCCTGGCCTAACTACCAAAGTTCCAATCAAGTACCTTGGCGGCAAGGTCAAGAGAATCAAGGGTGGAACAAAGAGCAAAGGTggttacaacaacaattacaacaaccaCCGGAGCTCTAA
- the LOC132048970 gene encoding uncharacterized mitochondrial protein AtMg00860-like encodes MVKEVIVLGHKILEKGMEVDQAKVEVIVKLPPPIFVKGVRSFLGHARFYRRFIKDFSKVSNPLCKLLEKEVKFVFDDMCLKAFECLKEKLTLATIFVAPDWLKPFELT; translated from the coding sequence ATGGTAAAGGAAGTCATTGTCTTGGGTCACAAAATTTTAGAAAAGGGTATGGAGGTTGACCAAGCAAAAGTTGAAGTCATTGTCAAGCTTCCTCCTCCTATTTTTGTTAAAGGTGTTAGAAGTTTCCTTGGCCACGCTAGATTTTATAGAAGGTTTATCAAAGATTTCTCAAAGGTGTCTAATCCTCTATGCAAGTTGTTGGAGAAAGAAGTCAAATTTGTGTTTGATGACATGTGCCTTAAAGCTTTTGAgtgtttgaaagaaaaactcaCTTTGGCAACTATATTTGTTGCTCCAGATTGGTTGAAACCTTTTGAGCTCACGTGA